The following proteins are co-located in the Bordetella bronchialis genome:
- a CDS encoding amino acid ABC transporter substrate-binding protein, whose product MKKFLTLTACALALAGAAHVAVAGPTLDAVKKKGFVQCGLSDGVTGFSATDSKGEWAGMDVDICRAIAAATLGDAGKFKGTALSTQQRFTALQSGEVDVLLRTVTLTQTRDTSLGLAAVAASFYDGQGILVRKSLNVKSAKELDGATICVQPGTTTELNLSDWFRANGIKFTPVVIDKVTEVVRAFESGRCDAFTDDASQLAAVRASQVANPNDYDILPERLSKEPLGPMVRQGDENWLGIVRWTLFALMEAEEYGITQKNVDDMLKSSNPNVLRILGVTPGAGKNMGLDEKWAYNAIKAVGNYGEIFERNVGGGSKLGLKRGVNALWNQGGAMYPWPVR is encoded by the coding sequence ATGAAGAAGTTTCTTACCCTGACGGCCTGCGCCCTGGCGTTGGCGGGCGCCGCGCATGTCGCGGTGGCGGGGCCGACGCTGGACGCGGTCAAGAAGAAGGGCTTCGTCCAATGCGGGCTGAGCGATGGCGTGACCGGTTTCAGCGCGACGGACAGCAAGGGCGAATGGGCCGGCATGGACGTGGACATCTGCCGCGCCATCGCGGCCGCGACGCTGGGCGATGCGGGCAAGTTCAAGGGCACGGCCCTGTCCACGCAGCAGCGCTTCACGGCCCTGCAGTCCGGCGAGGTCGACGTGCTGCTGCGCACGGTAACGCTGACCCAGACGCGCGATACTTCCCTGGGCCTGGCCGCGGTGGCGGCCAGCTTCTACGACGGCCAGGGCATCCTGGTGCGCAAATCGCTGAACGTGAAAAGCGCCAAGGAGCTGGACGGCGCGACGATCTGCGTGCAGCCCGGCACGACCACCGAGCTCAACCTGTCCGACTGGTTCCGCGCCAACGGGATCAAGTTCACGCCCGTGGTCATCGACAAGGTGACCGAAGTGGTGCGCGCGTTCGAGTCCGGCCGTTGCGATGCATTCACGGACGACGCCTCGCAGCTGGCCGCCGTGCGCGCGTCGCAGGTGGCCAATCCCAACGACTACGACATCCTGCCGGAGCGCCTGTCCAAGGAGCCCCTGGGGCCGATGGTGCGCCAGGGCGATGAAAACTGGCTGGGCATCGTGCGCTGGACGCTGTTCGCGCTGATGGAGGCCGAGGAATACGGCATCACCCAGAAGAACGTCGATGACATGCTCAAAAGCAGCAACCCCAATGTGCTGCGCATCCTGGGCGTGACGCCCGGCGCCGGCAAAAACATGGGCCTGGACGAGAAGTGGGCCTACAACGCCATCAAGGCGGTCGGCAATTACGGCGAAATCTTCGAGCGCAATGTGGGCGGCGGCAGCAAGCTGGGGCTGAAGCGCGGCGTGAACGCGCTGTGGAACCAGGGCGGCGCGATGTATCCCTGGCCCGTACGCTGA
- a CDS encoding L-threonylcarbamoyladenylate synthase translates to MAPDTQTEAEASDAQIEHAARVLAQGQLVAFPTETVYGLGADAENPLAVGRIYAAKGRPSNHPVIVHVAPGADLSYWTGRIPPQARDLIDAFWPGPLTLILKRAPRIDPAVSGGQDSVGLRCPSHPVAQRLLRAFAALQASGQGGVAGPSANRFGHVSPTRAEHVRAEFPDEVARGMPVLQGGASAVGIESTIVDLSRLDQGVGPVLLRPGHITAADIQRVLGEPPSLPDAAAPRASGTLRAHYAPRTPLALATREQLEAAAVGIGLPEDGRTVVVAYTPRPLQIDPRLVWQPVAAEPAQYAQALYALLRELDGMGFRRILVEAPPRTPEWAAVNDRIGRAAAAFDM, encoded by the coding sequence ATGGCGCCCGACACGCAGACCGAAGCCGAAGCCTCCGACGCCCAGATCGAGCACGCCGCCCGCGTGCTGGCGCAAGGGCAGCTGGTGGCCTTTCCCACCGAGACGGTGTATGGGCTGGGCGCCGACGCGGAAAACCCCCTGGCCGTGGGCCGCATCTACGCCGCCAAGGGGCGGCCTTCCAATCACCCCGTCATCGTGCACGTGGCGCCGGGCGCCGACCTGTCGTATTGGACGGGCAGGATTCCGCCCCAGGCGCGCGACCTGATCGATGCCTTCTGGCCCGGGCCCCTGACGCTGATCCTGAAACGCGCGCCGCGCATCGATCCCGCCGTCAGCGGCGGGCAGGACAGCGTGGGCCTGCGCTGCCCGTCCCACCCGGTGGCGCAGCGCCTGCTGCGGGCCTTCGCGGCGCTGCAAGCCAGCGGCCAGGGCGGCGTTGCGGGCCCCTCGGCCAATCGTTTCGGCCACGTGTCGCCGACGCGGGCCGAACACGTGCGCGCCGAGTTTCCCGATGAAGTGGCGCGCGGCATGCCGGTGCTGCAGGGGGGCGCCTCGGCCGTGGGCATCGAGTCCACCATCGTCGACCTGTCGCGCTTGGACCAGGGCGTGGGGCCCGTGCTGCTGCGGCCCGGCCATATCACCGCCGCCGACATCCAGCGGGTGCTGGGCGAGCCGCCCTCCTTGCCCGACGCCGCGGCGCCGCGCGCCTCCGGCACGCTGCGCGCGCATTACGCCCCGCGCACGCCGCTGGCGCTGGCCACGCGCGAACAGCTGGAAGCCGCGGCGGTCGGCATAGGCCTGCCCGAGGACGGACGCACCGTGGTGGTCGCCTATACGCCGCGCCCGCTGCAAATCGATCCGCGCCTGGTGTGGCAGCCGGTGGCCGCCGAACCCGCGCAATATGCGCAGGCCTTGTATGCCTTGCTGCGCGAACTGGACGGCATGGGCTTTCGCCGCATCCTGGTCGAGGCGCCGCCGCGTACGCCCGAATGGGCGGCGGTGAACGACCGCATCGGCCGCGCCGCGGCCGCCTTTGATATGTGA
- a CDS encoding ABC transporter substrate-binding protein has product MSAGLAQAQPAPRQEPVKIGFMLPYSGTYAALGTAIENGFKLYVAEQGGKLAGREVAYYKVDDESNPAKAPENANRLIKRDQVDILVGTVHSGVAMALTKAAKESDTTLLVTNAGADAITGPMCGMGVFRTSFSNWQPAYAMGPVAAEKGYKTAVTITWKYAAGDEAVAGFREGFEKSGGKVVKDLSLPFPNVEFQPLLTEIAALKPDVVFTFFAGGGAVKFVQDYAAAGLNKTIPLYGSGFLTDGTLQAQGQAAQGLLTTLHYADGLDTPRDTAFRAAYAKAYPGTPPDVYAVQGYDAAQLLAAGLRSVQGDLSRKADMRKAMRAATIDSPRGAFTLSVAGNPVQDIYLRQVDGMENKVVKVAVRKLADPARGCRL; this is encoded by the coding sequence ATGTCCGCCGGGCTGGCCCAGGCGCAGCCGGCGCCCCGGCAAGAACCCGTCAAGATAGGCTTCATGCTGCCGTACAGCGGCACCTACGCGGCCCTGGGCACGGCCATCGAAAACGGCTTCAAGCTGTACGTGGCCGAACAGGGCGGCAAGCTGGCGGGCCGCGAGGTCGCATACTACAAGGTCGATGACGAATCGAACCCGGCGAAGGCGCCGGAAAACGCCAACCGGCTCATCAAGCGCGACCAGGTCGATATCCTGGTGGGCACCGTGCATTCGGGCGTGGCGATGGCGCTGACCAAGGCGGCCAAGGAATCCGACACCACGCTGCTGGTCACCAACGCCGGGGCCGACGCCATTACCGGCCCGATGTGCGGCATGGGCGTGTTCCGCACGTCTTTCAGCAACTGGCAGCCGGCCTACGCCATGGGACCGGTCGCCGCCGAGAAAGGCTACAAGACCGCGGTCACCATCACGTGGAAGTACGCCGCCGGCGACGAGGCGGTGGCGGGCTTTCGCGAAGGCTTCGAAAAATCCGGCGGCAAGGTCGTCAAGGACCTGAGCCTGCCCTTTCCCAATGTCGAGTTCCAGCCGCTGCTGACGGAGATCGCCGCGCTCAAGCCCGACGTGGTTTTCACTTTCTTCGCGGGCGGCGGCGCGGTGAAGTTCGTGCAGGACTACGCCGCCGCGGGCCTGAATAAAACGATCCCGCTGTACGGTTCCGGCTTCCTGACCGACGGCACCCTGCAGGCGCAGGGGCAGGCCGCGCAAGGGCTGCTGACGACGCTGCACTATGCTGATGGCCTGGATACGCCGCGCGATACGGCCTTCCGCGCGGCCTATGCCAAGGCCTACCCGGGCACGCCGCCCGACGTCTACGCGGTACAGGGCTACGACGCCGCCCAGCTCTTGGCGGCCGGACTGCGGTCGGTGCAGGGCGACCTGTCCAGGAAGGCCGACATGCGCAAGGCGATGCGCGCCGCCACGATAGACAGCCCGCGCGGCGCGTTCACGCTATCCGTTGCCGGCAATCCCGTGCAGGACATCTACCTGCGCCAGGTCGACGGCATGGAGAACAAGGTCGTGAAGGTGGCGGTCAGGAAACTGGCCGACCCGGCGCGCGGCTGCCGGCTGTAG
- a CDS encoding phosphoribosylaminoimidazolesuccinocarboxamide synthase, with protein sequence MTSALHQSSIRSLPLLGRGKVRDMYAVGDDKLLIVATDRISAFDVILDDPIPGKGQVLTALTEFWLSRLAHLIPNHSTGVAPEDVVAADEIEQVRGRAVVVKRLKPILVEAVARGYLIGSGWKDYQATGSVCGIALPAGLRQAEQLPQPIFTPAAKAEFGTHDENVDFDHVVREVGQSMAERIRDVTLALYQEASAFATTKGIMIADTKFEFGLDDKGGLYLMDEVLTPDSSRFWPADSYRVGISPPSFDKQFVRDWLETQPWDKTPPAPRLPADVIRKTAEKYREALDRLTA encoded by the coding sequence GTGACTTCAGCCCTGCATCAATCCAGTATCCGGTCCTTGCCCCTGCTGGGGCGCGGCAAGGTGCGCGACATGTACGCGGTCGGCGACGACAAGCTGCTTATCGTCGCGACGGACCGCATTTCCGCTTTCGACGTCATCCTTGACGACCCCATTCCAGGCAAGGGCCAGGTGTTGACGGCGCTGACGGAGTTCTGGCTGTCGCGGCTGGCGCATCTCATCCCCAACCACTCCACCGGCGTCGCGCCGGAGGACGTGGTGGCGGCGGACGAAATCGAGCAGGTACGGGGCAGGGCGGTGGTCGTCAAGCGGCTCAAGCCCATCCTGGTAGAGGCCGTGGCCCGCGGCTACCTGATCGGTTCGGGCTGGAAAGACTACCAGGCCACGGGCTCGGTATGCGGCATCGCCCTGCCGGCGGGACTGCGCCAGGCCGAGCAACTGCCCCAGCCCATCTTCACCCCGGCGGCCAAGGCCGAGTTCGGCACCCACGACGAAAACGTCGATTTCGACCACGTGGTGCGCGAGGTCGGCCAGTCCATGGCCGAGCGTATCCGCGATGTCACCCTGGCGCTGTACCAGGAGGCTTCCGCCTTCGCCACGACCAAGGGCATCATGATCGCCGATACCAAGTTCGAATTCGGGCTGGACGACAAGGGCGGGCTGTACCTGATGGACGAGGTGCTGACGCCGGATTCCTCGCGCTTCTGGCCGGCCGACAGCTACCGCGTCGGCATCAGCCCGCCTTCGTTCGACAAGCAGTTCGTGCGCGATTGGCTGGAGACCCAGCCCTGGGACAAGACGCCTCCCGCGCCGCGCCTGCCGGCCGACGTCATCCGCAAGACCGCGGAGAAATACCGCGAGGCCCTGGACCGGCTGACCGCCTGA
- a CDS encoding ABC transporter ATP-binding protein: MPDTLMHARDLTRRFGGLTAVRGVTLALRRGSLHAVIGTNGAGKSTLINLLSGDLPADAGAIEFAGHDVTAWPQPRRARAGLGRSYQRSTLFPTLSVHENCRLAAQAARPRFWQWWRDAGACRRTVALADEVLERTGLSADRHRIAGTLPHGRKRQLEIAMCLATRPSVLLLDEPLAGMGAEETGRMLDLLQALKPQHAILLVEHDMDAVFRVADTITVMVDGGVIASGAPAAIRADEAVRTAYLGAAGGDGEACTRVAAP; encoded by the coding sequence ATGCCTGACACACTGATGCACGCCCGCGACCTGACCCGCCGCTTCGGCGGCCTGACCGCCGTTCGTGGCGTCACGCTGGCCTTGCGCCGCGGCAGCCTGCATGCCGTGATCGGCACCAACGGGGCAGGCAAATCCACGCTGATCAATCTGCTGTCGGGCGACCTGCCCGCCGATGCCGGCGCCATCGAGTTCGCGGGACATGACGTAACGGCCTGGCCGCAGCCGCGCCGCGCCCGCGCCGGGCTGGGACGCAGCTACCAGCGATCCACCCTGTTCCCCACCCTGAGCGTGCACGAGAACTGCCGCCTGGCGGCGCAGGCCGCGCGCCCGCGCTTCTGGCAGTGGTGGCGCGACGCCGGTGCGTGCCGGCGGACCGTGGCGCTGGCGGACGAGGTACTCGAGCGCACCGGACTGTCGGCGGACCGCCACCGCATCGCCGGCACGCTGCCGCACGGCCGCAAGCGGCAGCTGGAGATTGCCATGTGCCTGGCGACGCGCCCGTCCGTGCTGCTGCTGGACGAGCCGCTGGCCGGCATGGGCGCCGAGGAAACCGGCCGCATGCTGGATCTGCTGCAGGCCTTGAAGCCCCAGCATGCCATCCTGCTGGTCGAACACGACATGGACGCCGTGTTCCGCGTCGCCGACACGATCACCGTGATGGTGGATGGCGGCGTGATCGCCAGCGGCGCCCCCGCCGCGATCCGCGCCGACGAGGCGGTACGCACCGCTTACCTGGGCGCAGCCGGCGGCGACGGCGAAGCTTGCACGCGGGTGGCCGCGCCATGA
- a CDS encoding disulfide bond formation protein B — translation MQFASRSSHPASFFLNALALLGVTAALVLAFVWQIVFNELPCPLCLLQRVAFVLAGAGLLLNLRFGASPAHYAMVIAAALGGIVVSARQLLLHQAPGDPGYGSTLLDLHFYTWALIAFVALIAYCAVMLALDRRAGDSGQPRRTGIVAGAIMWLFFLVSLVHAASTTLECGVGACPDNPTTYQLLAPLSGD, via the coding sequence ATGCAATTCGCGTCGCGGTCTTCGCATCCCGCCTCTTTCTTCCTGAACGCGCTGGCGCTGCTGGGCGTTACCGCCGCCCTGGTCCTGGCCTTCGTCTGGCAAATCGTCTTCAACGAGCTGCCCTGTCCCTTGTGCCTGCTGCAGCGGGTGGCCTTCGTGCTGGCGGGCGCCGGGCTGCTGCTCAATCTGCGCTTCGGCGCGTCGCCCGCGCATTACGCCATGGTGATCGCGGCCGCGCTGGGCGGCATCGTGGTGTCGGCGCGGCAGTTGTTGCTGCACCAGGCGCCCGGCGACCCGGGCTATGGTTCCACCCTCCTGGACCTGCATTTCTATACCTGGGCGCTGATCGCCTTTGTCGCGCTGATCGCCTATTGCGCCGTGATGCTGGCCCTGGACCGGCGGGCCGGCGACAGCGGCCAGCCGCGCCGCACGGGCATCGTGGCGGGCGCCATCATGTGGCTGTTTTTCCTGGTCTCGCTGGTCCACGCGGCCAGCACGACGCTGGAATGCGGGGTGGGCGCCTGCCCGGACAACCCCACCACGTATCAGTTGCTGGCTCCGCTGTCCGGGGACTGA
- the purE gene encoding 5-(carboxyamino)imidazole ribonucleotide mutase codes for MTANSNSLPAPTPLVGVIMGSSSDWEVMKHAVTMLDDFGVPCEARVISAHRMPQDMAEYGAAARGRGLRAIIAGAGGAAHLPGMMAALTEVPVFGVPVPSKYLRGEDSLLSIVQMPKGIPVATFAIGEAGAANAALHVIANLATMDDALHARLLSFRARQTDAARAMRLPPGEQA; via the coding sequence ATGACCGCCAATTCCAACTCCTTGCCCGCGCCGACGCCCCTGGTCGGCGTCATCATGGGTTCATCCAGTGACTGGGAAGTCATGAAGCACGCCGTCACCATGCTGGATGACTTCGGCGTGCCGTGCGAAGCGCGCGTGATCTCCGCCCATCGCATGCCGCAGGACATGGCGGAATACGGCGCGGCGGCGCGCGGGCGCGGGCTGCGCGCCATCATCGCCGGCGCGGGCGGCGCCGCGCACCTGCCCGGCATGATGGCGGCGCTGACTGAAGTTCCCGTGTTCGGCGTGCCCGTGCCTTCCAAATACCTGCGTGGCGAGGACTCCCTCCTTTCCATCGTGCAGATGCCCAAGGGCATCCCGGTGGCCACCTTCGCCATCGGCGAGGCCGGCGCGGCCAATGCCGCCCTGCACGTCATCGCCAACCTGGCCACCATGGACGACGCCCTGCATGCCAGGCTGCTTTCATTCCGTGCGCGCCAGACCGACGCGGCGCGGGCGATGCGGTTGCCGCCGGGAGAGCAGGCATGA
- a CDS encoding ABC transporter ATP-binding protein, giving the protein MKRTDWIEAEGLHAHYGASHVLRGVDLRIGQGEAIGLLGRNGMGKTTLIRVLTGHLRCSAGRVRIGGGDGTHMPPHARARLGIAYVPEGRGIFPNLSVRENLLVAARAGKAGRRDWDYARVMEIFPRLRERTRHGGQQLSGGEQQMLAIGRALMTNPDLLILDEATEGLAPLIVAELWRVIARIRQTGISTLIVDRNYRAVLAHTDRCVVMEKGVLACQDASAALAAQPRLLERYLGV; this is encoded by the coding sequence ATGAAACGGACCGATTGGATAGAAGCCGAAGGCCTGCACGCGCACTACGGCGCCAGCCATGTCCTGAGGGGCGTGGACTTGCGCATCGGCCAAGGGGAAGCCATCGGCCTGCTGGGCCGCAATGGCATGGGAAAGACGACCCTGATCCGGGTGCTGACCGGCCACCTGCGATGCAGTGCCGGGCGCGTGCGGATCGGCGGCGGCGACGGCACGCATATGCCGCCGCACGCACGCGCGCGCCTGGGCATCGCCTATGTTCCCGAAGGCCGTGGCATCTTTCCCAACCTGTCGGTGCGGGAGAATCTGCTGGTGGCCGCCCGCGCCGGCAAGGCGGGGCGCCGCGACTGGGACTATGCACGCGTCATGGAGATCTTTCCCCGGCTGCGCGAGCGCACGCGCCATGGCGGCCAGCAGTTGTCGGGCGGCGAGCAGCAGATGCTGGCCATCGGCCGTGCCCTGATGACCAACCCCGACCTGCTCATACTGGATGAAGCCACCGAAGGCCTGGCACCGCTGATCGTCGCCGAGCTATGGCGCGTGATCGCGCGGATACGGCAGACGGGGATTTCCACCCTGATCGTCGATCGCAACTACCGCGCGGTACTGGCGCATACCGATCGCTGCGTGGTCATGGAAAAAGGCGTCCTGGCTTGCCAGGACGCCAGCGCGGCGCTGGCCGCGCAGCCGCGACTGCTCGAACGCTATCTGGGCGTGTAG
- a CDS encoding 5-(carboxyamino)imidazole ribonucleotide synthase → MVVEPGGWLGLLGGGQLGRMFCHAAQSLGYKVAVLDPAADGPAAMVADRHIHAGYDDAAGLDELARICRAVTTEFENVPADSLRALAARCRVSPSADAVAVVQDRIAEKAFIASQGIPVAPHVAVRQDDDLRQAADGLFPGILKVARLGYDGKGQARVQTREQALAAFEAFGRVPCVLEALMPLDHEISVVIARGFDGGTVMFPVARNVHRDGILAVSTVDRAALSGPDAALERAAGDAALRIAAGLDYHGVLCVEFFVLRDGSLLVNEIAPRPHNSGHYTIDACVTSQFEQQARAMAGLPLGATDLLAPAVMLNILGDIWYEPGTDRQREPDWAAALAVPSAKLHLYGKRDARRGRKMGHVTIVAATMAQARRDAGRVASVLGMPAP, encoded by the coding sequence ATGGTGGTCGAGCCCGGCGGATGGCTGGGCCTGTTGGGCGGCGGCCAGCTGGGCCGCATGTTCTGCCACGCGGCGCAAAGCCTGGGCTACAAGGTGGCGGTGCTGGATCCGGCCGCCGACGGGCCGGCCGCGATGGTGGCCGATCGCCACATCCACGCGGGATATGACGACGCCGCCGGCCTGGACGAATTGGCCCGCATCTGCCGCGCCGTCACCACGGAATTCGAGAACGTCCCCGCGGACAGCCTGCGCGCGCTGGCGGCGCGCTGCCGCGTCAGTCCGTCCGCCGATGCCGTGGCGGTGGTGCAGGACCGCATCGCCGAAAAGGCCTTTATCGCATCGCAAGGCATTCCGGTCGCCCCCCATGTTGCCGTGCGCCAGGACGACGACCTGCGCCAGGCCGCCGACGGCCTGTTCCCCGGCATCCTGAAAGTGGCGCGCCTGGGCTACGACGGCAAGGGGCAGGCGCGCGTGCAGACCCGCGAGCAGGCGCTGGCGGCTTTCGAAGCCTTCGGCCGCGTACCGTGCGTGCTGGAGGCCCTGATGCCGCTGGATCACGAGATCTCCGTGGTGATCGCGCGCGGCTTCGATGGCGGGACCGTGATGTTCCCCGTGGCGCGCAATGTGCACCGCGATGGCATCCTGGCGGTGTCCACGGTGGACCGCGCGGCGCTGTCCGGGCCCGATGCGGCGCTGGAACGCGCGGCCGGCGATGCCGCGCTGCGCATTGCCGCGGGCCTGGATTACCACGGCGTGCTGTGCGTGGAGTTCTTCGTGCTGCGCGATGGCTCGCTGCTGGTCAACGAAATCGCGCCGCGTCCGCACAATAGCGGCCATTACACCATCGACGCCTGCGTCACCAGCCAGTTCGAGCAGCAGGCGCGCGCGATGGCGGGCCTGCCGCTGGGCGCCACCGATCTGCTGGCGCCGGCGGTCATGCTAAACATCCTGGGCGATATCTGGTACGAGCCGGGCACGGACCGGCAGCGCGAACCCGATTGGGCCGCGGCCCTGGCCGTGCCCAGCGCCAAGCTGCATCTGTACGGCAAGCGCGACGCGCGCCGGGGCCGCAAGATGGGGCATGTGACCATCGTCGCCGCCACCATGGCGCAGGCGCGCCGCGATGCCGGCCGCGTGGCGTCGGTGCTGGGCATGCCCGCGCCCTGA
- a CDS encoding branched-chain amino acid ABC transporter permease — translation MKISAGAAAAIATLLVLALLPWMASEYYLGLAARIMIYALFALSLQLLVGEAGLVSLGHAAPFGLGAYAAALLSPPSAAGPLVPLLAAAMGGGAAYALATGTLALRTRGVYFIMVTLAFAQMAYYVFHDTKVGGGSDGAYLYFRPQASVGGWMPFDLADATTFHLFVAACLALCWGLLARLRRSPFGAALAGIRINEQRMRAAGYSTFPYKLVAYALGGALAGLAGFLFALKDGFVTPELFAWGQSGMVLLMVILGGMARPGGAVAGAVALVLMQELFQSEAVFGDYARHWHLPLGLAVILLVALLPRGLAGLADGASPRIRKRTATGESHA, via the coding sequence ATGAAGATATCTGCTGGCGCCGCCGCGGCGATCGCCACCCTGCTGGTCCTGGCGCTGCTGCCCTGGATGGCCAGCGAATACTACCTGGGCCTGGCCGCCCGCATCATGATCTACGCCCTGTTCGCGCTCAGCCTGCAGCTGCTGGTGGGCGAGGCGGGGCTGGTCAGCCTGGGACACGCGGCGCCCTTCGGCCTGGGCGCGTATGCCGCCGCGCTGCTGTCGCCGCCGTCGGCGGCCGGACCGCTGGTACCGCTGCTGGCCGCCGCCATGGGGGGCGGCGCGGCCTATGCGCTCGCCACGGGCACGCTGGCGCTGCGCACACGCGGCGTGTACTTCATCATGGTGACGCTGGCCTTCGCCCAGATGGCCTATTACGTCTTTCACGATACCAAGGTGGGCGGCGGCAGCGACGGCGCCTATCTGTACTTCCGTCCGCAGGCCAGCGTGGGGGGCTGGATGCCCTTCGACCTGGCCGATGCGACGACCTTCCATCTTTTCGTGGCGGCCTGCCTGGCCTTGTGCTGGGGGCTGCTGGCCCGGCTGCGGCGCTCGCCCTTCGGCGCCGCGCTCGCCGGCATCCGCATCAATGAACAGCGCATGCGCGCGGCCGGCTACTCCACCTTTCCCTACAAACTGGTGGCCTATGCGCTGGGCGGCGCGCTGGCCGGCCTGGCGGGCTTCCTGTTCGCGCTCAAGGATGGCTTCGTCACGCCGGAACTGTTCGCCTGGGGGCAGTCCGGCATGGTGCTGCTGATGGTGATCCTGGGCGGCATGGCGCGCCCCGGCGGCGCGGTGGCGGGCGCCGTGGCGCTGGTCCTGATGCAGGAACTGTTCCAGTCGGAAGCGGTCTTCGGCGACTACGCGCGCCATTGGCATCTGCCGCTGGGCCTGGCGGTGATCCTGCTGGTGGCCCTGCTGCCGCGCGGCCTGGCCGGCCTGGCGGATGGCGCATCGCCGCGCATCCGGAAGAGAACCGCCACGGGGGAGTCCCATGCCTGA
- a CDS encoding DUF5993 family protein has translation MMLPFVLGMLAVWFGIRGKRGACFTLWLLTLAVFAAWAHYHMTDALRLSL, from the coding sequence ATGATGCTGCCGTTTGTGCTTGGCATGCTGGCGGTGTGGTTCGGTATCCGGGGCAAGCGGGGGGCCTGTTTCACGCTGTGGCTACTGACCCTGGCCGTCTTCGCGGCCTGGGCCCACTACCACATGACCGACGCCCTGCGGCTGTCCCTTTGA
- a CDS encoding branched-chain amino acid ABC transporter permease, with amino-acid sequence MDGTVFLIQCLNAVQYGLLLFLVASGLTLIFGIMGIINLAHGSFYMAGAYMAFALGPWIDRTTGGGLAATIVACVVLAAVLGYVLELAFFSFLYRRDHMQQVLMTYGLILVFEEARAILVGNDVHGVPIPAWLQGSIPLGGVMTYPVYRLFMSAVGAAVALLLYLAITRSRIGMMVRAGASNREMIASLGVDINRLYRLVFAAGVALAALAGAIAAPVSSVYPGMGNGVLIACFVVVVIGGIGSIRGAFVAAMLVGFVDTFGQVFFPAAAGVLVYVLMALVLLCRPEGLFKQG; translated from the coding sequence ATGGACGGGACGGTCTTTCTTATCCAGTGCCTGAACGCGGTGCAATACGGCCTGCTGCTGTTCCTCGTGGCCAGCGGCCTGACGCTGATCTTCGGCATCATGGGCATCATCAACCTGGCCCACGGCAGCTTCTATATGGCCGGCGCCTACATGGCCTTCGCGCTGGGGCCGTGGATCGACAGGACCACGGGCGGCGGGCTGGCCGCGACCATCGTCGCCTGCGTGGTGCTGGCGGCGGTGCTGGGCTATGTGCTGGAACTGGCCTTCTTCAGTTTCCTGTACCGCCGCGACCACATGCAGCAGGTGCTGATGACCTACGGCCTGATCCTGGTATTCGAGGAAGCGCGCGCCATCCTGGTCGGCAACGATGTCCACGGCGTGCCCATCCCCGCCTGGCTGCAAGGCAGTATCCCGCTGGGCGGCGTCATGACCTACCCCGTCTACCGGCTGTTCATGTCGGCCGTGGGCGCGGCGGTGGCGCTGCTGCTTTACCTGGCGATCACCCGCAGCCGCATCGGCATGATGGTGCGGGCGGGCGCCAGCAATCGCGAGATGATCGCCTCGCTGGGCGTGGACATCAACCGCCTGTACCGGCTGGTGTTCGCCGCCGGCGTGGCCCTGGCCGCCCTGGCGGGCGCCATCGCGGCGCCGGTTTCCTCTGTGTATCCCGGCATGGGCAACGGCGTGCTGATCGCCTGCTTCGTGGTGGTGGTGATCGGCGGCATCGGCTCCATCCGCGGCGCGTTCGTGGCCGCGATGCTCGTGGGCTTCGTCGATACCTTCGGCCAGGTGTTCTTCCCGGCCGCGGCCGGGGTGCTGGTGTATGTGCTGATGGCGCTGGTCCTGCTGTGCAGGCCCGAAGGCCTGTTCAAGCAAGGCTGA